The Spirochaetota bacterium region TCCATTGGCTATTTCCCAGCCGAGCTTGCTTTTGATAAAAAGGACCAGTGTACTGGTTGCAAAACCTGTGCACTGATGTGCCCCGACACTGCCATAGAGGTGTACAAATGAGAGTCCTGACAAAAGGAAATATTGCCCTTGCTGAAGGTGCCATACAGGCAGGATGCC contains the following coding sequences:
- a CDS encoding 4Fe-4S binding protein, whose translation is MAHIIIDTNRCKGCYFCVKYCPKQIITISKQYNSIGYFPAELAFDKKDQCTGCKTCALMCPDTAIEVYK